One window of Dehalobacterium formicoaceticum genomic DNA carries:
- a CDS encoding FAD binding domain-containing protein, producing MEAYFRPGTIEEALNLLAENKGKILAGGTDLILDLQKKEMPGTIVDVGGIRDLCQIKETEDQVIMGSGVTFTQAETSPIIKKHLSKCILRSIHQAEVLFGFQGPEFLRMQECEKKLFFENYTVKQ from the coding sequence ATGGAAGCATATTTTAGACCAGGGACCATAGAAGAAGCATTGAACTTATTAGCAGAAAACAAGGGGAAGATACTGGCCGGCGGGACAGATTTAATTTTGGATTTACAAAAAAAGGAGATGCCGGGCACCATTGTGGATGTGGGTGGGATCAGAGATCTTTGCCAAATTAAAGAAACAGAAGATCAGGTGATCATGGGCAGCGGAGTTACCTTTACCCAGGCGGAAACTTCCCCCATCATTAAAAAGCATTTAAGTAAGTGTATCCTAAGGTCGATACATCAGGCTGAAGTACTGTTTGGTTTTCAGGGACCGGAGTTCCTGAGAATGCAAGAATGCGAGAAAAAATTGTTCTTTGAAAATTACACAGTGAAGCAGTAA
- the istB gene encoding IS21-like element helper ATPase IstB, which produces MSNAPRKAFKEAILEYSKELRLPMIRKHLDEQVRESTQQDASYEAFLAQLLEKECDARREASRHNRIRLAEFTHKKYLEDLVIADLPDDAQKKLKQLKTLEFIQEGRNIILAGNPGTGKTHVSIGLGLKACLEGYKVWFTTVPLLINRIKECRAEQTLRAFQNRFEKYDLVIADEMGYISFDKEGSELLFTHLSLRAGRKSTIITTNLSFERWGEIFQDPVMTAAMIDRLTHQSYIVNMNGNSYRMKETKEWLQQQQLA; this is translated from the coding sequence ATGAGTAACGCGCCGCGCAAGGCGTTTAAGGAAGCGATATTGGAATATAGCAAAGAACTGAGACTCCCTATGATTCGTAAGCATTTGGATGAGCAAGTTCGGGAGTCAACGCAGCAGGATGCCAGTTATGAAGCATTTCTGGCGCAGTTACTGGAGAAGGAATGTGATGCTCGTCGGGAAGCCTCGCGGCATAATCGCATTCGTCTGGCTGAATTTACACATAAAAAGTACCTTGAAGATTTGGTCATCGCGGATTTGCCAGATGATGCCCAAAAGAAGTTAAAGCAGCTGAAAACATTAGAGTTTATTCAGGAGGGGCGCAACATTATTCTGGCGGGGAACCCGGGAACAGGCAAGACGCATGTGAGTATTGGGCTAGGCTTAAAGGCCTGCCTGGAGGGATATAAAGTATGGTTTACAACTGTTCCCCTCCTCATTAACCGGATTAAAGAATGCCGAGCAGAGCAAACTCTTCGAGCCTTCCAGAACCGCTTTGAAAAATATGATTTGGTTATTGCCGATGAAATGGGTTATATATCTTTTGATAAGGAAGGATCTGAATTATTGTTTACCCATTTGTCGCTGAGGGCTGGTCGCAAATCGACAATCATCACAACCAACTTATCCTTCGAACGATGGGGTGAAATTTTTCAGGATCCCGTGATGACGGCGGCCATGATTGACCGGTTGACGCATCAGTCATACATCGTCAACATGAATGGAAACTCGTACCGCATGAAAGAAACGAAGGAGTGGTTACAACAACAGCAACTGGCATGA
- the istA gene encoding IS21 family transposase, whose product MITMNIKQQILMMHIHEGKSRREIAKITGINRDTVGKYIGQYEEGRQQLLSSGSADIQALVDTLTSAPKYTVGIRPKRKMTDEVVNRIQFYLDENETKRNQGRHKQQKKAIDIFEALEAEGTQLSYSTVLRTIRSLERKPKEAFIKALYELGDICEFDWGEVKLKINGKFQVFQMAVFTTAYGNYRFAYLFTKQTTECFQEAHALFFQHIGQVYRTMVYDNMKVAVKRFIGTEKEPTQGLLQLSLYYGFQYRFCNIRKGNEKGHVERSVEVVRRKAFAFRDEFESLEEANQYLQDVCTKRNRKSHDEYNGQTAEERLEEERPALLPTLPPFDAARVIYGRVNKYSTIIVDQNRYSVPDHLVGESIMIKAYATRVRCFHQESLVAEHVRLTGNHEWRLDLNHYLDTLRKKPGAFAGSAAWQQAPKRIKEIYETYYTKQDKEFIQLLQYIRDDVPFAEVEQAIRELEKIHPAQVTTDKIKVLCARNRDAMPVVQPNLSKTGKEIVERSAQQLRMYDDMFDTHTPKAKEDVA is encoded by the coding sequence ATGATCACAATGAACATCAAGCAACAAATTTTAATGATGCATATTCATGAAGGGAAATCGCGCCGGGAAATTGCGAAAATAACAGGGATCAATCGGGACACCGTAGGAAAGTACATTGGACAATATGAGGAAGGGAGACAGCAATTATTGTCGAGCGGGTCGGCAGATATCCAGGCACTAGTCGACACCCTCACTTCTGCCCCCAAGTATACTGTGGGCATTCGACCCAAAAGAAAAATGACTGACGAGGTTGTGAACAGGATCCAGTTCTATCTTGACGAGAATGAAACTAAGCGAAATCAGGGGCGGCACAAGCAGCAAAAAAAAGCCATTGATATCTTTGAAGCACTGGAAGCCGAGGGTACTCAACTAAGTTACAGTACCGTTCTTCGAACCATTAGAAGCTTGGAACGGAAACCAAAGGAAGCGTTTATTAAGGCTCTGTATGAACTTGGAGACATTTGCGAATTTGATTGGGGTGAGGTTAAACTAAAAATTAATGGAAAATTTCAAGTTTTTCAGATGGCCGTATTCACAACGGCTTACGGGAACTATCGCTTTGCTTATCTGTTCACCAAACAAACAACAGAGTGTTTTCAGGAAGCACACGCCCTGTTTTTCCAGCATATCGGCCAAGTGTATCGTACCATGGTGTACGATAACATGAAAGTCGCGGTGAAAAGGTTTATTGGAACGGAGAAGGAGCCGACGCAAGGATTGCTTCAATTGTCGCTCTACTATGGTTTTCAGTATCGGTTTTGCAATATTCGCAAGGGCAACGAAAAAGGTCATGTGGAGCGAAGCGTCGAGGTCGTTCGCCGAAAAGCCTTCGCTTTTCGGGACGAATTTGAATCCCTGGAGGAGGCAAATCAATATTTGCAGGATGTGTGCACTAAGCGTAATCGTAAGTCCCATGATGAGTACAACGGCCAGACGGCGGAGGAACGATTGGAAGAAGAGCGCCCCGCATTGCTGCCCACCCTTCCACCATTTGATGCAGCTCGCGTGATTTATGGACGGGTGAACAAATATTCCACCATCATCGTTGATCAGAATCGTTACTCAGTACCGGATCATTTGGTAGGTGAATCGATCATGATTAAAGCATATGCGACCCGGGTGCGATGCTTCCATCAGGAATCCTTGGTAGCGGAGCATGTGCGATTAACCGGCAACCACGAGTGGCGGCTTGATCTGAATCATTATTTGGATACGCTAAGGAAAAAACCTGGTGCATTTGCCGGTAGTGCGGCATGGCAGCAGGCTCCTAAAAGGATAAAAGAAATATACGAAACATATTATACCAAACAAGACAAGGAATTTATACAGCTATTGCAATATATTCGAGACGATGTCCCATTTGCGGAAGTCGAGCAAGCTATTCGGGAGCTGGAGAAAATTCATCCGGCTCAAGTGACTACGGATAAAATTAAAGTGCTTTGTGCTAGGAATCGTGACGCGATGCCTGTTGTTCAACCAAATCTCTCGAAAACGGGAAAAGAGATTGTAGAGCGGTCAGCACAGCAGCTTCGCATGTACGATGACATGTTTGATACCCATACACCAAAAGCAAAGGAGGACGTTGCATGA
- a CDS encoding sodium:solute symporter family protein produces MLSGSTVWIIFLTYMAALLGLGFYANWKEKNRSAKDYFTAGGQINWFVLVMTYVAALMSTWVFFAGPGGYYRGGLTFFLSELSYIPLYPIIMYFVMNKVWLLNTQRGYTTPADLYDDRFRSPALRVILGLLFFFVSLPYVSSIFIACAKAAQVASGGAVSYNAVIIVVGIGTLIFVSVGGMKSVAWADTAQGWLFIIALWAIGISALSVGFGGSVTNLVSAVWQSTPSWFSYPGPNEWVPYAARLGYPLSCAIGWTIMLPHVFIRSGYSGENLKSQQRLQYLVPILQTVVWTGVMFIGLLAVGLVPGLSGSDTELIIPYLINTVVASQGAGFAQVLMTLFILGALAVGLSTANGFLLVSGSIISHDILGKTFKLQADPKKQMLISRIVIVVLGLACMWIAMDPPELIWTLIMFAIAMVMPIFPILICAIYWKRATAPAAVIASVAGIITVLLTYKLGFGGNWYGFFGMVVAAVLMFVVSLMTKPTDDKVLDEFYGSLKKAEKIHYVD; encoded by the coding sequence ATGTTAAGTGGCAGCACTGTTTGGATCATATTTCTTACCTATATGGCAGCCCTTCTTGGGTTAGGATTTTATGCGAACTGGAAAGAAAAAAACCGCAGCGCCAAGGACTACTTTACCGCCGGCGGTCAAATTAATTGGTTTGTTTTAGTTATGACTTACGTTGCCGCTTTGATGAGCACCTGGGTTTTCTTTGCCGGACCCGGGGGATATTACCGCGGCGGGTTGACCTTCTTTCTTTCAGAATTAAGTTATATTCCGTTATATCCTATCATCATGTATTTTGTGATGAACAAGGTATGGCTCTTAAACACGCAAAGGGGATATACCACCCCTGCTGATTTGTATGACGACAGGTTCCGGAGTCCGGCATTAAGGGTTATTTTAGGGCTATTATTTTTCTTTGTTTCCCTTCCTTATGTAAGTTCCATTTTTATAGCTTGCGCTAAGGCAGCTCAGGTAGCAAGCGGAGGAGCTGTTTCTTATAATGCCGTCATTATTGTCGTGGGTATCGGCACCTTGATCTTTGTTTCCGTAGGCGGAATGAAATCTGTTGCCTGGGCGGATACAGCCCAGGGCTGGTTATTTATCATTGCTTTATGGGCCATTGGCATCAGTGCTTTAAGTGTTGGTTTTGGCGGCTCTGTCACTAACTTGGTTTCTGCGGTATGGCAAAGTACGCCTTCATGGTTTTCCTATCCGGGGCCGAATGAATGGGTGCCCTATGCTGCTCGTTTAGGTTATCCTCTTTCTTGTGCCATAGGCTGGACCATTATGCTGCCCCACGTCTTTATTCGATCCGGATATTCCGGAGAAAACCTGAAGAGTCAGCAGAGACTGCAATATTTAGTTCCGATACTGCAGACTGTTGTTTGGACCGGGGTTATGTTTATTGGTTTATTGGCCGTAGGCTTGGTGCCTGGGCTTTCAGGTTCCGATACGGAGTTGATTATTCCTTATTTGATTAACACCGTAGTAGCTTCCCAGGGTGCTGGATTTGCCCAAGTGTTAATGACCCTCTTCATTTTAGGGGCACTGGCAGTGGGCTTGTCGACAGCAAACGGTTTCTTGCTGGTATCCGGCTCCATCATCTCTCATGATATTTTAGGTAAAACCTTTAAATTACAAGCAGATCCGAAAAAACAAATGCTGATCAGCCGGATTGTCATTGTGGTGCTTGGTTTGGCCTGTATGTGGATTGCCATGGATCCCCCTGAACTGATCTGGACGCTGATTATGTTTGCCATTGCTATGGTGATGCCCATCTTCCCGATCCTGATCTGCGCCATCTATTGGAAAAGGGCTACTGCTCCGGCTGCTGTGATTGCTTCTGTTGCCGGTATTATTACCGTACTTCTCACCTATAAATTAGGTTTCGGCGGTAACTGGTATGGATTCTTTGGCATGGTTGTGGCTGCGGTATTGATGTTTGTGGTCAGTTTGATGACCAAGCCGACTGATGATAAGGTTCTGGATGAATTCTACGGATCATTGAAGAAAGCTGAAAAAATACACTATGTTGATTGA
- a CDS encoding trimethylamine methyltransferase family protein produces MAKGIKAKALNEQELAFLKEKMEWLLANKGIKVEHDEVLEILAGAGAEVNGQYVKFPQAVIDKALKDVPREFTLAGVDPQYDLKFPHPEGSFYTRTNTGGMFYLSENDTYNHITLDQVAEYTRLMQALDNINYYSLPSTNPGTDFPSECIDIHTFDTVIRNTRKHGWLQPYESENVNYLIEMAAAVAGGKEELRKRPIVSLICCSVPFLTYKHMDANIILQGARAGVPLQPCSLPAAGANAPITPDGIALLACAEVMAMIIMAQLIAPGTPCVATPLLFEMDMMSTNTTQSAMSTTIGRMIAMELFQDGYGIPAHTYATGSDSPILDSQAGIEQATLAIMVALSGGSVLGGAGQIETAKTISPVQLMIDNDLFGMVRQLKAGVTVDEEHVGWNELVNLKENEAFITLDHTFNHFRDGYRSNLFTRDAKATWEGKGGKTLAERAKEAYLAMKDDLKPVSLPENVVKELDAIVARADKELKVSK; encoded by the coding sequence GCATTTCTTAAGGAAAAGATGGAATGGTTGTTGGCGAACAAAGGAATTAAAGTAGAACATGATGAGGTATTAGAGATTTTGGCAGGAGCCGGGGCAGAAGTGAACGGCCAGTATGTGAAATTTCCCCAGGCTGTCATCGACAAAGCTCTGAAGGATGTACCCCGGGAATTTACCTTAGCGGGTGTGGATCCCCAGTATGATCTGAAGTTCCCCCATCCGGAAGGATCCTTCTACACCAGAACCAATACCGGGGGCATGTTCTATTTATCAGAAAACGACACTTACAACCATATCACCCTGGACCAGGTGGCGGAGTATACCAGACTGATGCAGGCTCTGGACAATATTAATTATTATTCACTGCCTTCCACCAATCCCGGGACTGATTTTCCTTCGGAGTGTATTGATATTCATACCTTTGATACCGTGATCAGAAACACGAGGAAGCATGGCTGGCTGCAGCCTTATGAATCAGAAAACGTGAACTATCTAATTGAAATGGCTGCCGCCGTAGCCGGGGGTAAAGAAGAATTAAGAAAGAGACCCATTGTCAGCCTGATCTGTTGCTCCGTTCCTTTTCTGACTTACAAGCATATGGATGCCAATATTATTTTACAGGGTGCACGGGCCGGCGTTCCTCTCCAACCCTGCTCCTTACCGGCAGCCGGAGCCAACGCGCCCATCACACCGGACGGTATAGCACTACTTGCCTGTGCGGAAGTAATGGCGATGATCATTATGGCGCAATTAATTGCGCCGGGCACCCCATGTGTGGCAACTCCTTTGCTCTTTGAAATGGATATGATGTCCACAAATACGACTCAATCTGCCATGTCCACCACCATTGGCCGGATGATTGCCATGGAACTTTTCCAGGACGGTTATGGCATTCCCGCTCATACCTATGCGACGGGCTCGGATTCCCCCATCCTTGATAGCCAAGCCGGTATTGAGCAAGCAACCCTGGCTATTATGGTTGCCCTTTCCGGCGGTTCGGTCCTGGGCGGCGCCGGACAGATTGAAACAGCGAAAACCATCAGCCCCGTTCAATTGATGATTGACAATGATCTTTTCGGGATGGTGCGTCAATTGAAAGCCGGTGTCACGGTGGATGAAGAACATGTGGGCTGGAATGAACTAGTGAACTTAAAAGAAAACGAAGCCTTTATTACCCTGGATCACACCTTTAACCATTTCAGAGACGGTTACCGGTCCAATCTTTTCACCCGTGATGCTAAGGCCACCTGGGAAGGAAAAGGAGGTAAAACCTTGGCTGAACGGGCGAAGGAAGCTTATCTGGCCATGAAGGATGATTTGAAACCTGTCAGTTTGCCGGAGAATGTGGTTAAGGAATTAGATGCCATTGTGGCTCGGGCTGATAAAGAATTAAAAGTGAGCAAATAA